In the genome of Syntrophomonadaceae bacterium, one region contains:
- a CDS encoding radical SAM protein, with amino-acid sequence MLGLKTLFRQWQKFCGPGAMPRRPLRAMQVEVTTACNFSCQMCPMGSEKTRGRDMEWSTYQKLAEDFPMTELVYLQGWGEPLLHPEIVAMVRLAKSKGCQVGFTTNGSLLNEDMIACLLEQDIDYITVSIAGAIAVTHEAIRKGSNFAGLVGNLRQLVQMRNQKGPKRPKITLSYLMLEANLPELAQGVELASNLGCDEMLAANQDFPACIAQEQSRIFDWGPAPPDRLAVVEAAVFRAKALGLNLRVYPLELGEEVLVCEMDPVRQLFVSIDGDISPCVYMNIAGQEEVPRFFKGKECSLPKTVYGNIKQDRLEAIWETAGYVNFREVFKRRQALYPQIMGVVMGEAVSRRDLQELKSCGHDLFSRYPLPPGCSCCYKAYNA; translated from the coding sequence GTGCTTGGTTTAAAAACTCTGTTCCGGCAGTGGCAAAAGTTTTGCGGTCCCGGGGCAATGCCCCGGCGACCGCTCAGGGCTATGCAGGTAGAGGTTACAACCGCCTGCAATTTTAGCTGCCAGATGTGCCCGATGGGTTCTGAGAAAACGAGGGGCCGGGATATGGAATGGTCGACTTACCAGAAGTTGGCCGAAGATTTTCCGATGACTGAGCTGGTTTACCTGCAGGGTTGGGGGGAGCCGTTACTCCATCCGGAAATCGTTGCGATGGTTAGATTGGCGAAAAGCAAGGGGTGTCAGGTTGGTTTTACGACCAACGGGTCTTTGTTGAACGAGGATATGATTGCCTGTTTGCTGGAACAGGACATCGATTATATTACTGTTTCCATCGCCGGTGCCATTGCGGTTACCCACGAGGCTATCCGCAAGGGTTCTAACTTTGCAGGATTGGTGGGTAACTTGCGCCAGTTGGTGCAAATGCGCAATCAAAAGGGGCCAAAACGGCCGAAGATAACCCTTTCTTACTTGATGTTAGAAGCAAATTTGCCAGAATTAGCCCAGGGGGTGGAATTGGCCAGCAACCTGGGTTGTGATGAGATGCTTGCGGCCAATCAGGATTTTCCTGCTTGCATTGCGCAGGAACAAAGCCGCATCTTTGACTGGGGGCCGGCCCCGCCGGATCGTTTGGCTGTGGTAGAAGCGGCTGTTTTTAGAGCTAAGGCCCTTGGTCTGAATTTAAGGGTATACCCGCTGGAATTGGGAGAAGAGGTGCTGGTTTGCGAAATGGATCCGGTGCGGCAATTATTTGTCAGTATTGACGGAGATATCTCGCCCTGTGTATATATGAACATTGCCGGGCAAGAGGAGGTGCCCAGGTTTTTTAAAGGCAAGGAGTGTTCGCTGCCCAAAACAGTCTATGGCAATATCAAGCAAGATCGGCTGGAAGCAATCTGGGAGACTGCAGGTTATGTCAATTTCCGCGAGGTATTTAAACGGCGCCAGGCCCTTTACCCACAGATAATGGGAGTAGTGATGGGAGAGGCAGTTTCCAGGCGGGATCTGCAGGAGCTAAAAAGCTGCGGGCACGATCTGTTCTCACGTTATCCCCTGCCCCCGGGCTGTAGTTGCTGTTATAAAGCTTACAACGCCTGA
- the ilvD gene encoding dihydroxy-acid dehydratase has protein sequence MRSEITTKGLQRASHRGLYYSMGFLPEDLKKPLIAVVNSQNETMPGHVHLDEIASAVKAGILASGGTPIEFPVIAICDGLAQGHAGMSYSLPSRELIADSIESMVNAHAYDAMVLITNCDKITPAMLIAAARLNLPAIVISGGPMLAGSYQGRKVCYTDLVESAGQVVQGKMTEEELANFEWECFHGVGACALLGTANTMNILAEALGMMLPGAGLIPAVSAKRKALAKQTGMKIMELYRKNIRPLDILTMEAFENAIAVYMAIGGSTNIVMHLLAIAHAAGITLKMDNFIEIASKTPNIVKIKPAGAHFPEDVYNAGGVEAIMKQMIDHGIVHADAITVTGASMGENLAASQVKNQDVIRPMDNPYQPTGGIAFLTGNIAPEGSVCKKAAVGPEMMRHKGNARVFNKEEDAVRAIFAGEIRPGDVVVIRYEGPRGGPGMREMLMPTSAIISMGLGNSVALITDGRFSGATQGAAVGHISPEAASGGPIALIEEGDLIEIDIIAGKLNVLVSDEELAKRRECFKPFQLNIPKGSYLERYASRVTSAMSGSVFE, from the coding sequence GTGAGGAGCGAAATAACAACCAAGGGCTTGCAAAGAGCAAGTCACAGGGGCTTATATTATTCCATGGGTTTCTTGCCGGAAGACCTGAAAAAGCCGTTGATAGCCGTTGTAAATTCTCAGAATGAAACCATGCCGGGCCACGTGCATCTTGATGAAATCGCGTCTGCTGTTAAGGCAGGAATACTGGCGTCTGGAGGGACGCCGATCGAATTTCCGGTCATAGCTATCTGTGACGGCCTGGCTCAAGGCCATGCCGGAATGTCCTACTCATTGCCAAGCCGGGAACTGATCGCAGATTCTATTGAGTCGATGGTCAATGCTCATGCTTATGATGCGATGGTGCTGATCACAAACTGTGATAAAATTACACCCGCTATGCTGATCGCAGCTGCAAGGCTAAATCTCCCGGCAATAGTTATCAGCGGAGGTCCCATGCTTGCAGGCTCGTATCAGGGGCGCAAGGTCTGCTATACTGACTTGGTGGAATCGGCCGGCCAGGTGGTACAAGGCAAAATGACAGAGGAAGAGCTGGCAAACTTCGAGTGGGAATGTTTTCATGGAGTCGGTGCTTGCGCTCTGCTGGGAACAGCCAATACCATGAACATACTTGCCGAAGCCCTAGGCATGATGCTGCCCGGCGCTGGACTTATCCCGGCTGTATCAGCCAAAAGGAAAGCATTGGCCAAGCAAACAGGCATGAAAATTATGGAATTGTATCGCAAAAATATTCGTCCGCTAGATATCCTGACAATGGAAGCATTTGAAAATGCCATTGCTGTTTATATGGCCATTGGAGGCTCAACTAATATAGTGATGCACCTTTTAGCCATTGCTCATGCGGCTGGGATCACACTTAAAATGGATAACTTTATCGAAATTGCATCTAAAACGCCTAATATAGTAAAAATAAAACCAGCCGGTGCCCATTTCCCCGAGGATGTTTATAATGCCGGCGGTGTGGAAGCAATTATGAAGCAGATGATTGATCACGGCATCGTTCATGCTGATGCAATAACAGTTACCGGCGCCAGCATGGGAGAAAACCTTGCTGCATCACAGGTGAAAAACCAGGATGTTATCCGGCCAATGGACAACCCGTATCAGCCTACGGGAGGGATAGCTTTCTTAACAGGAAACATCGCGCCCGAAGGTTCGGTATGTAAAAAGGCTGCTGTCGGCCCGGAAATGATGCGGCATAAGGGTAATGCCAGGGTATTCAACAAAGAAGAAGACGCTGTCCGTGCTATCTTTGCGGGTGAGATCAGGCCTGGCGATGTAGTGGTCATTCGCTATGAAGGTCCAAGGGGAGGCCCTGGAATGCGGGAAATGCTGATGCCCACATCAGCCATTATCAGTATGGGGCTTGGCAACAGTGTCGCATTGATTACAGATGGAAGATTCTCGGGGGCTACTCAAGGAGCGGCAGTAGGCCATATATCTCCTGAAGCTGCTTCTGGCGGCCCGATTGCGTTGATTGAGGAAGGTGATTTGATAGAAATTGACATCATTGCCGGTAAGTTAAATGTTCTGGTCAGTGATGAAGAGTTGGCCAAAAGAAGGGAATGCTTCAAGCCTTTCCAGCTAAATATTCCCAAAGGCAGTTACCTGGAGCGTTATGCCAGCCGCGTAACCTCAGCTATGAGCGGGTCCGTTTTTGAATAG
- a CDS encoding 4Fe-4S binding protein, whose product MYQKIRLGIQLFASLLALLLLGVGVYSFNLLYVASALGLAFFAGRFFCGWLCPLGLFTERVLKFFSREKKIPAFMTKSWFRYGFTALFLAGFVILWVSPLAEIVKPFILMGTMFVLAIIIGVLFYPKGWCAYVCPWGVLSSMIGRVAPYQMVVGEDCKGCLRCAKACPVTGILEPAIARTRETKEAAVMQTRCIRCLQCAGACPLGNIDLKSASQIQTKAIAGSKA is encoded by the coding sequence ATGTACCAAAAAATAAGGCTAGGGATACAGCTGTTTGCATCCCTGCTGGCTCTGCTATTGTTAGGGGTGGGGGTATACAGCTTTAATCTTCTTTATGTAGCAAGCGCTCTGGGTTTGGCCTTTTTCGCCGGACGATTTTTTTGCGGCTGGCTCTGTCCCCTGGGTCTTTTTACCGAACGGGTCTTAAAATTCTTCAGCCGGGAAAAGAAAATCCCTGCTTTTATGACCAAAAGCTGGTTCCGCTATGGTTTTACTGCCCTTTTTTTGGCAGGATTTGTAATCCTTTGGGTGTCACCCCTGGCGGAAATCGTTAAACCATTTATTCTGATGGGCACCATGTTCGTTCTGGCAATAATTATTGGAGTGCTTTTTTATCCAAAAGGCTGGTGCGCCTATGTATGCCCGTGGGGGGTATTGTCCAGCATGATTGGCAGAGTGGCTCCCTATCAAATGGTGGTGGGGGAAGACTGCAAGGGGTGCTTAAGGTGTGCCAAGGCCTGTCCGGTGACCGGTATTTTGGAGCCGGCAATAGCCCGCACTCGCGAAACAAAGGAAGCGGCAGTTATGCAGACCAGGTGTATCCGCTGCCTGCAGTGTGCCGGAGCATGCCCCTTGGGTAACATTGATCTGAAATCTGCATCCCAGATCCAAACCAAAGCAATTGCCGGATCGAAAGCTTGA
- the panB gene encoding 3-methyl-2-oxobutanoate hydroxymethyltransferase, with the protein MTKQKIAIPQLRKLKEQGKKFTMITAYDYPMASLIDRSNSEMILIGDSLGMVVLGYDSTVPVNMEDVIYHLRAVHRAARSTLLVADMPFGSYNSSVEDAIKNATRLLKEGADCVKLEGGLNVVDKIKGIVGAGIPVMGHIGLTPQTVSMLGGFKVQGKDHEAAKQLLTDAKELEKAGAFAVLLECVPSPLAKIITESLKVPTVGTGAGPHVDGHCLNAYDLLGIFEKFKPKFVKQYSNLAGEMINVFNTFHNEIESGVFPQPEHCFGMDEEDLKRLY; encoded by the coding sequence TTGACAAAACAAAAGATCGCAATTCCACAGCTGCGCAAATTAAAAGAGCAGGGCAAAAAGTTTACCATGATTACCGCCTATGATTATCCCATGGCTAGCTTAATCGATCGTTCAAATTCGGAAATGATCCTGATCGGAGATTCCCTGGGGATGGTAGTACTTGGTTATGATTCCACTGTCCCGGTAAATATGGAAGATGTAATTTATCATCTTCGGGCAGTCCACAGAGCTGCCCGCAGCACTTTGCTGGTTGCGGATATGCCTTTCGGCTCTTATAATTCATCAGTTGAAGACGCGATAAAAAACGCTACCAGGCTATTAAAAGAAGGGGCCGATTGCGTAAAGCTGGAAGGCGGCCTGAATGTTGTTGATAAAATAAAAGGAATTGTAGGTGCCGGCATTCCGGTCATGGGCCATATCGGGCTGACGCCCCAAACTGTTTCAATGCTTGGGGGCTTTAAGGTTCAGGGCAAAGACCATGAGGCAGCCAAGCAATTGCTAACAGACGCAAAGGAATTGGAAAAGGCGGGGGCCTTTGCTGTATTGCTGGAATGTGTGCCGAGCCCACTGGCTAAGATTATTACTGAAAGCCTGAAAGTGCCGACAGTCGGGACAGGAGCTGGTCCCCACGTAGACGGGCATTGTCTCAATGCTTATGACTTGTTAGGAATTTTTGAAAAGTTTAAACCTAAGTTTGTGAAGCAGTATTCTAACCTGGCCGGAGAAATGATTAATGTTTTTAATACCTTCCATAATGAGATTGAGTCCGGTGTTTTCCCCCAGCCAGAACATTGTTTTGGTATGGATGAAGAAGACCTGAAGCGCCTGTATTAG
- a CDS encoding TRAP transporter substrate-binding protein: MFKRLILLLVVLSLVFSVVGCGARQAEQKAPAPAPAPEKFAIRVAHTTSPESHYHQGLLKFDELLRAKSNGRVELQIFHSAQLGSERDAIEGVSLGTLEMTLVSSAPLSGFSDKFLAFDLPFIIQDRQKAYTVFDGPIGKEILASLEPKGILGLGIWENGFRMLTNNKRPIMNPEDVKGLKIRLMENPVHVATFKHLGAHPVPMPFGEVFTALQQGTIDGQENPLVIINTSKFYEVQKHVALTGHFYAPAPLLINKKFFDGLPQDIQKIILEAEKEARTWQRNFCIQLEGELVAKLEAAGMQVTRPDKKAWQEATRPIYQQFEARIGKDIIDALIQ; this comes from the coding sequence TTGTTTAAGAGGCTTATCTTGCTGTTGGTGGTTTTATCCCTGGTCTTTTCTGTTGTTGGTTGCGGCGCGAGGCAGGCTGAGCAGAAGGCCCCAGCTCCAGCCCCAGCCCCTGAAAAGTTTGCTATTCGTGTAGCCCATACTACCAGTCCGGAATCTCATTATCATCAAGGGTTGCTTAAATTTGACGAACTCCTCAGAGCTAAATCCAACGGCCGCGTTGAACTGCAGATCTTCCACAGCGCTCAGCTTGGCAGCGAGCGGGATGCGATTGAAGGCGTTTCCCTGGGGACTTTGGAAATGACCTTGGTGTCAAGCGCCCCTTTGTCTGGTTTTTCAGATAAATTTTTAGCCTTTGATCTGCCCTTTATCATTCAGGACAGGCAAAAAGCTTATACAGTCTTTGACGGACCGATAGGTAAAGAGATTTTAGCTTCCCTGGAGCCGAAAGGAATACTTGGTTTGGGTATCTGGGAGAACGGATTCCGCATGCTGACCAATAACAAGCGGCCGATAATGAATCCCGAAGATGTAAAGGGACTAAAAATCCGCTTGATGGAAAACCCTGTCCACGTGGCTACTTTCAAACATTTAGGGGCGCATCCGGTGCCAATGCCTTTTGGAGAGGTGTTTACCGCGCTGCAACAGGGAACAATTGACGGGCAGGAAAATCCCCTGGTCATTATTAACACCAGTAAATTTTATGAGGTGCAGAAACACGTGGCCCTGACCGGTCACTTCTATGCTCCGGCACCCCTGTTGATCAACAAGAAATTCTTCGATGGATTGCCTCAGGACATTCAAAAGATTATTTTAGAAGCAGAAAAAGAAGCCAGAACCTGGCAGCGAAATTTCTGCATCCAACTGGAAGGCGAACTGGTCGCCAAGCTGGAGGCAGCTGGCATGCAGGTGACTCGCCCGGACAAAAAGGCCTGGCAGGAAGCCACCAGACCCATATACCAGCAATTTGAGGCCAGGATCGGTAAAGACATAATTGATGCTTTGATACAATAA
- the ald gene encoding alanine dehydrogenase has product MLIGVPKEIKSQENRVALVPGGALVLRQTGHQVIVQTGAGVGSGFSDEAYVAAGAEIVAGPEEVFARADMIIKVKEPLPPEYNLFREGQTLFTYLHLAPEPELTRVLMERKVVGIAYETIELTDGSLPLLTPMSEIAGRMAVQIGAQFLEKAKGGKGVLLGGVPGVPPGRVSIIGGGIVGTNAAKMALGLGAVVTIIDKSLPRLRYLDDIFGGRVHTLASNSYNIQQSVEQADLLVGAVLVAGAKAPRLVTEDMVRRMQPGSVIVDVAIDQGGCVETIDRVTTHAEPIYFKHGVVHYAVANMPGAVPRTSTMALTNATLPYAMQLANKGWRQAIEESPALARGVNTLNGCLTYEAVALALGLPYTPLEQVLTG; this is encoded by the coding sequence ATGCTGATTGGAGTGCCAAAGGAGATCAAGAGCCAGGAAAACAGGGTCGCCCTGGTGCCGGGCGGAGCTCTTGTTCTGCGCCAGACCGGGCACCAGGTGATCGTACAAACCGGCGCCGGAGTAGGAAGCGGGTTCAGCGATGAGGCCTATGTGGCAGCAGGAGCTGAGATTGTGGCTGGTCCGGAAGAGGTATTTGCCAGAGCCGATATGATCATCAAAGTGAAGGAGCCGCTGCCGCCGGAGTATAACCTCTTCCGGGAGGGGCAAACCCTTTTTACCTATTTGCATTTAGCACCTGAGCCGGAGCTGACCAGAGTGCTGATGGAACGGAAAGTTGTCGGGATCGCCTATGAAACCATCGAACTGACCGACGGTTCTTTGCCTCTTTTAACCCCGATGAGTGAAATCGCCGGGCGGATGGCGGTCCAGATTGGGGCCCAGTTCTTAGAAAAGGCAAAAGGAGGCAAGGGTGTATTGCTGGGTGGGGTACCCGGGGTTCCGCCGGGAAGGGTCAGCATTATCGGCGGGGGCATTGTAGGAACGAATGCAGCCAAGATGGCCCTGGGCCTGGGGGCGGTTGTGACCATCATCGATAAAAGCTTGCCGCGGCTAAGGTATCTTGACGACATTTTTGGCGGCCGGGTGCATACCCTGGCATCCAACAGCTATAATATCCAGCAATCGGTTGAACAGGCTGACCTCCTGGTAGGGGCGGTGCTGGTCGCCGGGGCCAAGGCTCCGCGGCTAGTGACCGAAGACATGGTCCGCAGGATGCAGCCGGGGTCGGTGATCGTGGATGTGGCGATTGACCAGGGCGGCTGCGTGGAAACTATAGATAGGGTGACCACCCACGCCGAGCCGATCTACTTTAAACATGGCGTAGTCCATTACGCAGTGGCTAACATGCCGGGGGCGGTTCCCCGCACCTCTACCATGGCCTTAACCAATGCCACCCTGCCTTATGCCATGCAGCTGGCAAACAAAGGCTGGCGCCAGGCAATCGAGGAAAGTCCAGCCTTGGCCAGGGGGGTCAACACCCTGAACGGGTGCTTGACCTACGAGGCGGTAGCTCTAGCTCTCGGCCTGCCCTATACTCCACTGGAACAGGTCTTGACAGGTTAA
- a CDS encoding response regulator has product MYKLVIADDEPAALRFIRHVITEYKLPIFICGEAENGEQAAELACKHKPDFIIMDIAMPLLDGIKATEIIKKQHPDIKIYFLTAYDHFEYAKKAVKLDVEDYLLKPVTPQQLIFALKSGIASVLRKRLAKYKSDKFYHQVEVAKLTFRRQLFYILNSGQELPAKELRIAQRIFGLNLLKANSVLSISIWNQSRCNKEEDNFLETMLRDLDLKFGFGLYAERINSSGALFCLEKPEKLLREASEAITAWCKQSDVNFSAGVAPITQAGNFKEAYIQAEQACKSALFWREEGVFLPGTFTSIPPYIPNAAEIQQNILKAVYLRQPEKALSILRETLSIMKNGRYSSYQAVLFITDIFVALFNAVSGCPIPVKKVLELRSNFDADVALIKNVIELDQVLTRMIKDITESSFLKMESAAEKAIKLSVLYINENYHSKITLKQMAGKLYLNPCYFSRIFKKYVGEGFIAYLNRVRLEKADALLASGKYSVAEVSKMVGFQDPGYFSVVYKKCLQATPVQTIQNKTGQKS; this is encoded by the coding sequence ATGTATAAGTTAGTAATTGCCGATGATGAACCAGCTGCATTGCGGTTTATTCGCCATGTAATTACAGAGTACAAACTGCCTATTTTTATTTGTGGGGAGGCAGAAAACGGCGAACAGGCAGCAGAATTGGCATGCAAGCATAAGCCGGATTTTATCATTATGGATATCGCCATGCCTTTATTGGATGGCATAAAAGCGACAGAAATCATCAAAAAACAACATCCTGATATCAAAATCTATTTTTTAACCGCCTATGATCATTTTGAGTATGCCAAAAAAGCAGTTAAGCTGGATGTGGAAGACTATTTGCTTAAACCGGTTACTCCCCAGCAGTTAATATTTGCTCTTAAAAGCGGGATCGCTTCAGTATTGAGGAAACGATTGGCGAAATATAAGTCGGACAAGTTTTATCACCAGGTTGAGGTGGCAAAGTTGACCTTCAGACGCCAGTTATTTTATATCCTAAACTCCGGCCAGGAATTGCCAGCCAAAGAACTGCGAATAGCACAACGGATATTTGGCTTAAACTTGCTTAAAGCTAACTCTGTTCTTTCTATTTCTATCTGGAATCAATCAAGGTGCAATAAAGAAGAAGACAATTTCCTGGAAACAATGCTCCGGGATTTGGACTTAAAATTTGGGTTTGGACTGTATGCTGAACGGATAAATAGCTCTGGAGCACTGTTTTGTTTAGAAAAGCCTGAAAAACTATTGCGGGAAGCCAGCGAAGCCATCACTGCCTGGTGTAAGCAATCAGATGTTAACTTTAGTGCCGGAGTAGCCCCAATTACGCAAGCTGGAAACTTTAAGGAAGCATATATCCAGGCCGAGCAAGCCTGCAAATCTGCATTGTTTTGGAGGGAAGAAGGGGTGTTCTTGCCAGGTACTTTTACTAGCATACCGCCTTATATTCCTAATGCTGCTGAAATCCAACAAAATATTCTCAAGGCGGTGTACTTGCGACAGCCTGAAAAAGCTTTGAGTATATTAAGAGAAACGCTTTCGATCATGAAAAATGGCCGTTATTCTTCTTATCAGGCTGTATTGTTCATTACCGATATCTTTGTTGCATTATTTAATGCTGTTTCAGGTTGTCCTATTCCTGTAAAAAAAGTTCTTGAATTGCGTAGCAATTTTGATGCAGATGTTGCTTTAATCAAAAACGTAATTGAGTTGGACCAGGTGCTTACAAGGATGATTAAAGATATAACTGAGAGTTCTTTTCTTAAAATGGAAAGCGCAGCAGAAAAAGCAATTAAATTGTCTGTTCTATATATTAATGAGAACTATCACTCAAAAATAACATTAAAACAAATGGCCGGCAAACTTTATCTTAATCCCTGCTATTTCAGTCGTATTTTTAAAAAATATGTGGGTGAAGGTTTTATTGCTTATCTGAACAGGGTAAGGTTAGAAAAGGCTGATGCATTGTTAGCAAGCGGCAAATATTCTGTCGCAGAAGTTTCCAAAATGGTGGGATTTCAAGATCCAGGATATTTTAGCGTTGTTTATAAAAAATGTCTGCAGGCGACCCCAGTCCAAACGATTCAAAATAAGACAGGTCAAAAATCTTAA
- a CDS encoding TRAP transporter small permease yields the protein MEGLRKFFDHIEEYMIIILLPLMVVIVFMATMTRYLQLFPMPWSEELARYIMVWLAYIGASLGIKRGAHLGIDVLVNALPSKLRPLLVFLRLAIILIFAVLILFYAYQIISHQQRIGQTSPALLIPIWWAYLAVPVGCLMIGVRSIQVFIADYKKNSAKKGGAL from the coding sequence ATGGAGGGACTGAGAAAATTCTTTGATCATATCGAAGAGTACATGATCATAATACTCTTGCCGTTAATGGTAGTGATTGTTTTTATGGCCACCATGACAAGATACCTGCAGCTGTTTCCCATGCCCTGGTCAGAAGAGCTGGCCAGGTATATCATGGTCTGGCTGGCATACATCGGTGCGAGCCTGGGCATTAAAAGAGGCGCCCATTTAGGCATCGATGTCCTGGTTAATGCCTTGCCATCCAAGCTACGGCCTTTGTTGGTTTTTCTTCGTTTAGCAATCATACTCATTTTTGCTGTCTTAATTCTCTTTTATGCCTATCAGATCATTTCCCACCAGCAGCGTATCGGGCAGACCTCGCCCGCCTTGTTAATTCCTATCTGGTGGGCCTACCTGGCTGTGCCGGTGGGCTGTTTAATGATTGGTGTCCGGTCAATCCAGGTATTTATTGCGGATTATAAAAAGAACTCTGCCAAAAAGGGGGGAGCTTTATAA
- a CDS encoding TRAP transporter large permease, whose protein sequence is MAGLLFGTLFILLLVNVPIAISLGMASIIALNLGDMPTPPLVVAQRMFTALDSFPFMAIPFFMLAGGLMESGGISRRLINFTRTIVGGLPGGLGVITIVASAFFGAISGSNPATVAAIGGIMIPAMVRAGYPKDFAAAIAAAGGTLGVIIPPSIPMITYGVVAGVSIGALFMAGFVPGLILAAGLTLVVVFYAKMLGLKGEQRATFKEFLVAAKDAVLALVMPLIILGGIYGGIFTPTEAASVAVVYSFIISVFVYREIKFKELGGIIVKAGVNTAIVLLVVATSASFSWLITSAQIPAVVTQFMLGISENPIVLVLLINILLLIMGTFLETQAIILLIAPILLPLAIKLGIDPILLGIIMVVNTSIGMITPPLAVNLFVACGISNLGIEQISRKIVPFLIMGIIVILLISNIPQLSLWLPQVLLK, encoded by the coding sequence ATGGCTGGCTTATTATTTGGCACCTTGTTTATTTTGCTCCTCGTAAACGTCCCCATAGCCATTTCGTTGGGCATGGCCTCGATTATAGCATTGAATCTGGGAGATATGCCCACACCACCACTTGTAGTGGCGCAGCGGATGTTTACAGCCCTTGATTCCTTTCCCTTTATGGCGATCCCATTTTTCATGCTGGCCGGAGGCCTGATGGAATCCGGCGGCATTTCCCGCCGGCTGATCAATTTTACCCGGACCATTGTAGGAGGGCTGCCAGGGGGGCTAGGTGTGATTACTATTGTGGCCTCAGCCTTTTTTGGCGCAATTTCCGGCTCAAACCCGGCAACCGTTGCTGCCATCGGCGGCATCATGATTCCTGCGATGGTTAGAGCAGGCTATCCCAAAGATTTTGCGGCAGCCATTGCCGCGGCAGGCGGCACGTTGGGTGTAATTATCCCCCCCAGCATTCCCATGATCACCTATGGGGTAGTTGCTGGTGTTTCCATCGGCGCATTATTTATGGCCGGCTTTGTACCAGGTTTAATATTGGCCGCAGGGTTAACTCTGGTAGTGGTTTTTTACGCTAAAATGCTTGGCTTAAAGGGCGAACAGCGGGCAACCTTTAAAGAATTCCTGGTGGCAGCTAAAGATGCTGTTTTGGCTTTAGTTATGCCGCTAATTATTTTGGGGGGGATTTATGGCGGTATCTTTACTCCCACTGAGGCAGCCTCTGTGGCGGTGGTGTATTCTTTTATTATCAGCGTTTTTGTTTACCGGGAAATTAAATTCAAGGAACTTGGCGGCATCATTGTCAAGGCTGGGGTGAATACTGCTATAGTTTTGCTGGTTGTCGCTACATCGGCTTCCTTCTCTTGGTTAATTACCAGTGCCCAGATCCCGGCAGTTGTGACTCAGTTTATGCTTGGTATATCTGAAAACCCGATTGTGCTGGTGCTTTTAATCAACATTCTTTTACTGATAATGGGCACATTCCTGGAGACCCAGGCCATTATTCTTCTGATTGCGCCCATCCTCCTGCCATTAGCCATAAAACTTGGCATTGATCCCATTCTCCTTGGGATCATCATGGTGGTCAACACCTCCATCGGCATGATCACCCCGCCGCTGGCAGTAAACCTGTTTGTTGCCTGCGGGATATCCAACCTGGGGATCGAGCAGATCAGCCGCAAGATAGTTCCTTTCCTGATTATGGGCATTATTGTTATTTTGCTGATCAGTAATATTCCCCAACTATCCCTGTGGCTGCCTCAGGTCTTGTTAAAGTAA
- a CDS encoding metal-sensitive transcriptional regulator, with protein sequence MKIDLGMELGKEEKTKIMNRLKRIEGQAKGIQRMLEEGQDCQQVIIQLKALRSAVQNASQALMAFYLECYVDEQVKNGVPAKKALEKAMEMLANQAL encoded by the coding sequence ATGAAAATAGATTTGGGCATGGAGTTGGGAAAAGAAGAAAAAACAAAAATCATGAACAGATTAAAGCGTATTGAAGGACAGGCGAAGGGAATCCAAAGGATGCTGGAAGAAGGACAGGACTGCCAGCAGGTGATTATCCAGCTAAAAGCCCTTAGATCAGCGGTCCAGAATGCCAGCCAGGCCTTAATGGCCTTTTATTTGGAATGCTATGTCGACGAACAAGTAAAAAACGGCGTGCCAGCGAAAAAAGCTTTGGAGAAGGCCATGGAAATGCTGGCAAATCAGGCGTTGTAA